The Acidicapsa acidisoli genome contains a region encoding:
- a CDS encoding TonB-dependent receptor, protein MTHLPFQNRRNAARPTWRSRPFWLVFVAMLLSMPFAARGQDNATINGTVADASGAVVPNAAVSLTNPATGQVREGVSNSAGAYRFANLGVGTYTLTASANGFQKYTKTDIVVNVAQSLEEDVSLTVGSQSQTVTVAAESLQVQSETSEVSTLMSGEQVSELATNGRNVTSLAALGLGVSNNLPPFGGVNALTSANGISFNGTRSTHNIYLLDGGEQNDRGCGGCFMNLPSQDALAEFQTLDSNYSPDYGIGSGGTILMVLKSGTHDFHGEVYEFNRNTDYDASDYFSKSTPKFQLNEPGGNIGGPVWIPHVYNNDRNRTFFFVNEEWRRLIQGSSPSISNAILANNFPTAGSSLAYTIPAGGPTPVVPVTTDPAKLALYGADGLTAGSPFPGNVIPANLIDPNAVLLLNQGTFPKPNYNNGTQYIATIPQPTQVREDVVRIDHAISSKYQLMGHYLHDTLAQSYFPPLWGDSTYPTVGTAMTNPSYTAVIKLTQTYSPNLLNETAFLYSGNKITLTPINGSGTFAQPSGWTATSFFPIADNFLTKMPEIDLQGSPLNVNWSPSYYPWKNGYEGFEYRDDLSWTKGRHQLKFGASILHDYKNQQLQANTNGTAQFNSSQFSGDSYINFLLGEASNFSQLQYLAGKHWVNNNYGFYVNDNWHITPRLTLNIGLRYDGLPHAFERYNQFANFVPADYLFSLGNPVTSAGTLTPSSLSTFSGTGSQAFYLNGIEEAGVNGFPRGNVKNYYDTVEPRVGFADDLTGNGKTVLRGGVGLFYERVQGNDVYNAALNPPFAYIPSANNVYFSNPNTSALTGVTTSETFPSNLTSIKYNYPPPGTANFSLGIQREIAPSVVAVVQYVGSLGWDQNDDRSVNTLPLANQDPASPGNPYYDRQGVAGKLPNPAVPGSFLTLNANQYRNYPGFGTITQEENETNFKYSSFQAGIRLENRHGLTTQVAYTYGHNIDEVSNDLNGLSNPYNPKYDYGSDTSFDRRHIFNVNYIYTLPFFAKSSNTLARETLGGWSISGITVAESGLPLYVTYTGSDTLGLGGGTNNRPDLVAKVSYPKKVGAWFSTSSFADPLAPWAGGANQGFGTAGKDSVTGPGIFNWNLSLFKSIPLTAHEGPKIELRFESFNTFNHTSFQGVDTGSHDGNFGQVTNDYGPRTLQLGGKFKF, encoded by the coding sequence ATGACTCATCTCCCATTCCAGAATCGTCGCAACGCAGCGAGACCCACATGGAGATCTCGGCCGTTCTGGTTAGTATTCGTCGCAATGTTGCTCAGCATGCCGTTCGCGGCCAGGGGACAGGACAACGCCACAATCAACGGAACTGTTGCCGATGCCAGCGGAGCGGTGGTTCCGAATGCCGCCGTCTCGCTGACCAACCCGGCAACCGGTCAGGTCAGAGAAGGCGTATCGAACAGCGCTGGAGCGTATCGATTCGCAAACCTCGGCGTCGGCACCTATACGCTGACCGCTTCCGCGAACGGATTCCAGAAATACACCAAGACGGACATCGTGGTGAACGTCGCCCAATCCCTCGAAGAAGATGTTTCCCTCACCGTGGGCAGCCAGTCGCAGACGGTAACGGTGGCGGCGGAATCGTTGCAGGTGCAGAGCGAAACGAGTGAAGTCAGCACGCTGATGAGCGGTGAGCAGGTTTCCGAGTTGGCGACCAACGGCCGCAATGTGACCTCTCTTGCCGCGCTCGGGCTGGGCGTCTCGAACAACCTGCCTCCATTCGGAGGCGTCAACGCGCTGACCTCCGCGAATGGCATCAGCTTCAACGGAACCCGTTCGACGCATAACATCTACCTTCTCGATGGCGGCGAGCAGAATGATCGCGGATGCGGCGGCTGCTTCATGAACCTGCCCTCGCAGGATGCGCTGGCCGAGTTCCAGACGCTGGATAGCAACTACAGCCCTGATTACGGCATTGGCTCCGGCGGAACGATCCTCATGGTGCTCAAGTCCGGCACGCATGACTTCCATGGGGAAGTGTATGAGTTCAACCGCAATACGGACTACGACGCCTCCGACTACTTCAGCAAGAGCACACCGAAGTTTCAGTTGAACGAGCCGGGCGGCAACATCGGCGGGCCGGTTTGGATTCCGCATGTGTATAACAACGATCGCAACAGGACGTTCTTCTTTGTGAATGAAGAGTGGCGCAGGCTGATTCAGGGCAGTTCGCCTTCGATCAGCAACGCGATTCTGGCGAATAACTTCCCGACGGCCGGATCGTCACTGGCCTATACGATTCCAGCCGGTGGACCAACCCCGGTCGTTCCAGTAACCACCGATCCTGCCAAACTTGCCCTCTATGGTGCCGATGGATTGACGGCCGGGAGTCCCTTCCCAGGCAATGTCATTCCCGCCAACCTGATCGACCCGAACGCGGTCCTGTTGCTCAACCAGGGCACCTTTCCGAAGCCGAATTACAACAACGGCACTCAGTACATTGCTACCATCCCGCAGCCGACCCAAGTCCGCGAAGACGTGGTTCGCATTGACCACGCTATCAGCAGCAAGTATCAGTTGATGGGCCACTATCTTCATGACACGCTGGCGCAGTCGTACTTCCCGCCGTTGTGGGGCGACAGCACGTATCCGACCGTGGGCACAGCCATGACCAATCCGTCGTATACGGCGGTGATCAAGCTGACCCAGACCTATTCGCCCAACCTGCTCAACGAAACCGCGTTTCTGTACAGCGGCAACAAGATCACCCTCACGCCCATCAACGGGAGCGGCACATTTGCGCAGCCCAGCGGATGGACGGCTACCAGCTTCTTCCCGATCGCCGACAACTTCCTGACCAAGATGCCGGAGATCGACCTGCAGGGCTCGCCGCTGAATGTGAACTGGAGCCCGAGCTATTATCCGTGGAAAAACGGCTACGAAGGCTTCGAGTACAGGGATGATCTCTCCTGGACCAAGGGGCGGCACCAGTTGAAGTTTGGCGCCAGCATTCTGCACGACTACAAGAACCAGCAACTGCAGGCCAACACCAATGGGACTGCTCAGTTCAATTCGAGCCAGTTCTCGGGGGATTCGTATATCAATTTCCTCCTCGGCGAGGCCTCCAACTTTTCGCAGCTGCAGTATCTTGCGGGCAAGCACTGGGTCAATAACAACTACGGTTTCTACGTGAACGACAACTGGCACATCACGCCGCGCCTGACCCTCAACATCGGGCTTCGCTACGATGGATTGCCGCATGCCTTTGAACGCTACAACCAGTTCGCAAACTTTGTGCCCGCGGACTATCTGTTTTCGCTCGGCAATCCGGTCACGTCGGCTGGTACTCTGACACCTTCGTCGCTTTCGACCTTCAGCGGCACAGGGAGCCAGGCGTTCTATCTCAACGGCATTGAGGAAGCAGGAGTGAATGGCTTCCCGCGCGGAAACGTGAAGAACTATTACGATACCGTGGAACCCCGAGTGGGCTTTGCCGACGATCTTACCGGCAATGGAAAGACAGTGCTTCGAGGTGGAGTTGGATTGTTCTACGAGCGCGTCCAGGGCAACGATGTTTACAACGCAGCCTTGAATCCGCCCTTTGCGTACATTCCCTCCGCAAACAACGTTTACTTTTCCAACCCCAACACCAGCGCTTTAACCGGCGTCACGACCTCCGAAACCTTTCCTTCGAACCTGACGAGCATCAAGTACAACTATCCCCCTCCGGGGACGGCGAATTTCAGCCTCGGAATCCAGCGGGAGATTGCCCCTTCCGTTGTCGCGGTGGTGCAGTATGTCGGCTCTTTGGGCTGGGACCAGAACGATGACCGGTCGGTCAATACCTTGCCGTTGGCCAACCAGGATCCGGCAAGCCCCGGCAATCCTTACTACGACCGGCAGGGTGTAGCTGGCAAACTGCCTAATCCAGCAGTGCCCGGCTCGTTCCTGACCCTGAATGCAAACCAGTATCGAAATTACCCCGGCTTCGGCACCATTACCCAGGAGGAGAACGAGACCAACTTCAAATACAGCTCGTTCCAGGCCGGCATCCGACTGGAGAACCGGCATGGGCTAACCACGCAGGTGGCCTACACCTACGGTCATAACATCGACGAGGTGAGCAACGATCTCAACGGGCTCTCCAATCCGTATAACCCGAAGTATGACTACGGTTCGGACACATCGTTCGATCGCCGTCACATCTTCAATGTGAACTACATCTACACTCTTCCATTCTTCGCGAAGAGCTCGAACACTCTGGCCCGCGAGACTCTGGGTGGCTGGTCCATCTCGGGAATCACGGTCGCGGAATCGGGATTGCCTCTGTATGTCACGTATACCGGCTCCGACACGCTCGGCCTGGGCGGCGGCACCAACAACCGTCCGGACCTGGTGGCGAAGGTGAGTTATCCGAAGAAGGTGGGCGCGTGGTTCAGCACCAGTTCCTTTGCCGATCCACTTGCACCCTGGGCCGGCGGCGCGAACCAGGGCTTTGGCACCGCAGGAAAGGACTCGGTCACAGGGCCGGGAATCTTCAACTGGAATCTGTCCCTGTTCAAGTCCATTCCACTCACGGCTCACGAAGGCCCGAAGATAGAGCTGCGCTTCGAGTCCTTCAATACCTTCAACCACACGAGCTTCCAGGGCGTCGATACGGGCTCGCATGACGGGAACTTTGGTCAGGTAACCAACGACTACGGTCCGCGTACCTTGCAGCTTGGCGGGAAGTTTAAGTTCTAA
- a CDS encoding dienelactone hydrolase family protein: protein MSEYVMLKAADGFELNAYVARPEGEPIAGLVVVQEIFGINPHIRSVADGYAKDGFLAIAPALFDRIERGVELGYEGADRQRAMTFVPKLNPDKSLEDIAAAIEFLRAETGKKVGVIGYCFGGTMAWLSTTRLHPAVAVGYYGGHIGNYAAETPVAPVMLHFGKLDTHIPASVAEQVKAAHPEVEIFWYDAGHGFNCDARDSYNAAAAQEARARSLSFLTKHLA, encoded by the coding sequence ATGAGTGAATACGTAATGTTGAAGGCAGCCGATGGCTTCGAGTTGAACGCCTATGTGGCCCGGCCCGAGGGTGAACCAATCGCCGGACTGGTCGTCGTGCAGGAGATTTTCGGGATCAATCCGCATATTCGTTCCGTCGCGGATGGCTATGCGAAGGATGGCTTTCTCGCAATTGCTCCGGCGCTCTTCGATCGCATCGAGCGCGGAGTCGAGTTAGGCTACGAGGGTGCGGACCGGCAGCGAGCCATGACCTTTGTCCCCAAGCTCAATCCCGACAAATCTCTCGAAGACATCGCAGCCGCAATCGAGTTCCTGCGCGCCGAAACCGGCAAAAAAGTTGGCGTAATCGGCTATTGCTTCGGCGGAACGATGGCCTGGCTTTCCACAACCCGGCTCCATCCCGCAGTGGCCGTCGGCTATTACGGCGGACACATCGGTAACTACGCCGCGGAAACGCCTGTTGCCCCGGTAATGCTCCACTTCGGCAAGCTCGACACCCATATCCCGGCATCGGTCGCGGAGCAGGTGAAGGCCGCACATCCTGAGGTTGAAATCTTCTGGTACGACGCGGGCCACGGCTTCAACTGCGATGCACGCGACTCCTACAACGCCGCCGCCGCGCAGGAGGCGCGTGCCCGTTCCTTGAGTTTCCTGACGAAGCATCTGGCATAA